A region from the Pseudomonas sp. KU26590 genome encodes:
- a CDS encoding TIGR02285 family protein: protein MRTLLIVALLSCLPGTASARETLIWLLRDFPPLTIFSGPLAGQGAIDRLMPELTARMPEYDHKIMHVNRARGTQMLNDPDVFACDPTLLWTPERDKTILFSIPSYATPSNGVTIERRRRELFAPFIDADGRLDLAALLASNSVDVGIVGERSYGAVIDKALRETTHPDRLVLHYGNAAVGSMLEMERLDRFQAIISYWPEARFHAQEQGIALTELEFLPVKDVPKYQFAHIACSKTDKGRAAMEIINREMRVLRVTRLVGFYAQWMVKKEEYLRDAQTFFDEPPN from the coding sequence ATGCGCACCTTGCTGATCGTCGCGTTGCTCAGCTGCCTGCCCGGTACGGCATCGGCACGTGAAACACTGATCTGGCTGCTGCGCGATTTCCCGCCCCTGACCATATTTTCCGGACCGTTGGCGGGCCAGGGGGCCATTGACAGGCTGATGCCCGAGCTGACCGCTCGGATGCCGGAATACGATCACAAGATCATGCACGTCAACCGCGCGCGCGGAACGCAGATGCTCAATGACCCTGACGTATTCGCCTGCGACCCGACCCTGCTGTGGACGCCGGAGCGCGACAAAACCATTCTGTTTTCCATCCCCTCCTACGCCACGCCCAGTAACGGTGTAACGATCGAACGCAGGCGCCGTGAACTGTTCGCGCCTTTCATCGATGCCGACGGCCGCCTCGACCTTGCCGCCTTGCTCGCCAGCAACAGCGTCGATGTCGGCATCGTCGGCGAGCGCAGCTACGGCGCGGTCATTGACAAGGCGTTGCGTGAGACGACCCACCCCGATCGTCTGGTCCTGCACTACGGCAATGCGGCCGTCGGCAGCATGCTGGAAATGGAACGGCTGGATCGCTTTCAGGCAATCATCAGTTACTGGCCGGAGGCGCGCTTTCACGCGCAGGAACAGGGCATTGCGCTAACCGAGCTGGAGTTTTTACCGGTGAAAGACGTGCCCAAATACCAGTTCGCCCACATTGCCTGTTCGAAGACCGACAAGGGCCGGGCTGCAATGGAGATCATTAACCGGGAAATGCGCGTGCTGCGGGTGACGCGACTGGTGGGGTTTTACGCGCAATGGATGGTCAAGAAGGAGGAATACCTGCGCGACGCCCAGACATTCTTCGATGAGCCGCCAAACTGA
- a CDS encoding DUF3509 domain-containing protein translates to MENISLLLSEALSPYQVSIGPAGVLGERLVTLKSPAGARVIERVFSASQLGDKRQLTDVVDGLHRDLMVAEGRIEPCVIAAMRNVSQSAAFAASRPFI, encoded by the coding sequence ATGGAAAATATCAGCTTGCTACTGAGCGAAGCGCTGTCCCCTTATCAGGTAAGCATTGGTCCTGCCGGCGTTCTGGGCGAGCGTCTGGTGACGCTGAAAAGTCCAGCGGGTGCGCGGGTGATTGAGCGTGTGTTTTCTGCATCGCAATTGGGCGACAAGCGTCAGCTGACTGACGTGGTAGATGGTCTTCACCGTGACTTGATGGTGGCTGAAGGGCGCATCGAGCCTTGTGTGATCGCCGCCATGCGCAATGTTTCCCAGTCCGCCGCTTTCGCTGCATCTCGACCTTTCATCTGA